The window GTAATGATATTGTTGCTGAAAGTTGTTGTAAAAGGAATTGGTGTGCCTGAAGCATTCCCAAGGCGGAGCTCTATAAGGTTTTGAGCATTAGAATTATTGATCGCAGAATTATCTGTTAATCTTATATTTTCATTAAAAGATAATGTAGGATTTACAGTAGTTGAAGCGTTATTGGTATTATTAGCAGGAAGATAGGCAACGGTTGGTGGGGTGATATCAGAACCACCGGCAGGAGTTGCATCTACCGTAAAGTTATCAAAACGATTATTTCCTCCTGTTCCGCCTCCTGTTGCTGAGAATTCAACTTTTAATTTAAAATTGGGGTTGTTATTGGCTCCCTGTATGTTAGAAAAATCAAGAGTAATCAACTGAGGATTGGCATCCTGAGGATTCACAGTCTGAAACTGCACAAAAGTAGTTCCGTCTGTTGAATAAGACCATGTCTGGGTACCTGCTCCCTGGCCGGATCTTCTGGTAGTAAATTTAATAATGACATTATTGTATCCTGTGGTAGGCAGATTAAACTGTAATCCTCCTCCAATCGGATTATTGAACCTTAAATGGGTTCCGGCTGCATCTCCATTTCTGGCATTTAAATTTTCATCACTAAAATTCTGTCCGGTACCCCCGGCAAAATCTATTACACTTGTTCCTCCTGCTATAGCTGTAAGAGAACCATTTACCATAGTAGAAGAAGGTGTAGTGACTGTGGCGGCAGAAGTATTGTTATTAAAATTCCAGTAATGAATCAGTGTCTGTCCGAAAAGACCGCTCTGAAAAAAGAATGCGGCAATCACAGACCCTTTTAATAGGTAGTTGTTGATCATTTTTACTTTAATTAGTTAAATGCAAAAATGAACTTTATGTTTCGCAACTATCTTAATGGAATTTTAAGAAATGTTTAAAAAATAGGTTTGTTTCCGATAAAAGATAAAATAATGTTTAGATGAAGGCTCGTAGGATGTATTTATTTTCCTGATTTTCCTGAAAAATTTAAAATTGTTCCGGACTTATTCCCTTCCAATGGATGTTTCTGCATATAAAAATATCCTGAAACAGCAGTCACAAGCAAGAGTACAAAAATAACCAGAATAATCCTTCTTAACATGTCTCTCATATCGCTAAATTTTTAATATCTCTAATTTCTAAAGTAGATGTAGGGTATCCTTTTTTTGTCACATTGATCATTGCTCTACCCACTTCCTGTAAAGTTAAGGATTTTGATTGGAAAAAAACAGGAAAAATCCAAATAAAAGGTTTAAAAAACCATTTTACATTCAATTGACCGTCAACAGGTTTCATAAATCCGGGACGGAAATTGTACGCTCCTTTGAAATTCATTTTTTTCAAATCATTTTCGGTTCTGCCTTTTACTCTTGCCCACATCATTTTTCCGCTCTCTGTGCTGTCTGTGCTTGCCCCTGAAACATAACTGAAAACCATATCCGGATTTTGGTTCAAAACAGCTTTTGCAAAGTGTAAGGTTGTATCGTAGGTGATTCTGGTGTAATCTTCTTCATTCATGCCTACACTGCTGATTCCTGCACAGAAAAAACAGGCATCATAGCCTTTCAGTTTTTCATCATGAATGTCTATGGATAAAAAGTCCGGTACAAGGTATTCTTTCAGTTTGGGATGTGATCTTCCACAAGGTTTTCTGCTTATGCTGAGGATTTCAGAAACATTGGGATTCTCAAGACATTCCATTAAAACGCCTTCGCCTACCATCCCTGTAGCTCCTGTAAGAATTATTTTGATTGGATTCATTGTTTTGCTATTGATAATGGTATGACGAATGGGGACGGGGTTTTACTTTAAAATTTATAAAAGTTTTTATTAAAAAGTAAAAAATTGTTGCTAAATTTCAATAGGGGTGGGCTTTAGCCTGCCTGTACACTAATCTTCCACTGGCTTTAGCCAAAACTTAACAACAGAAACACATTTTATATGAAAATACATGTGAAAATCCAGAGATTGCTTCGTCGCGTTGTTCCTCGAAATGCTAATATGTTGGAAAGATGAAAACAGCTCCCCAAAATAAAACCAGCTCAATGGCTGGTTTACAATATTGTGATTTGTTGTTACTTTTTGTGTTGTAACTGACTGTAAATATTATGGATCAATCCGTCTGCTACAGATATTTTAGGAACAAAAATTCTGTTGATATCAGACCATGACATCACATTGTTGAAGATGCTCAGGGCATGTACCAACACATCAGCACGGTCTTCCCTAAGGTTGTAATTGGTCATCCTTTCTTCCACAGACAACTCATTGAATTCTTTATAGACCTTTTTCAGGTGAGATAATGACATTGGTTTCCCGTCTTTGGTTTTGCTCATGGAAAACACCTTATTGATGTTTCCCCCTGATCCAATGGCTACAATTGGTTTTTTACTGACGATATTTTTATTGATCTCGTCCTTCATCTCTTTCCAGTTATCCATTGTAACCAGGTTGTTG of the Chryseobacterium viscerum genome contains:
- a CDS encoding NAD-dependent epimerase/dehydratase family protein, coding for MNPIKIILTGATGMVGEGVLMECLENPNVSEILSISRKPCGRSHPKLKEYLVPDFLSIDIHDEKLKGYDACFFCAGISSVGMNEEDYTRITYDTTLHFAKAVLNQNPDMVFSYVSGASTDSTESGKMMWARVKGRTENDLKKMNFKGAYNFRPGFMKPVDGQLNVKWFFKPFIWIFPVFFQSKSLTLQEVGRAMINVTKKGYPTSTLEIRDIKNLAI